The following DNA comes from Henckelia pumila isolate YLH828 unplaced genomic scaffold, ASM3356847v2 CTG_461:::fragment_3, whole genome shotgun sequence.
GCTAATTCGCAATTAAGCACattttttgcctataaatatccGTGGATTTCTTCATTTCAAGGTAATTGACTCATTCCAAAAGCTCTCAACTTTTGTTATCGCGGAGCAGGTCGCTGACTTAAGCGTCGAAGGGTTATCGCCGGGTGATCACCCGGCGCCTCTAACGTTTGTTCGTGAAGCAGGTGACAACTCAGAGGAAATCAAATATAGGAGATCATCGGACTTCTTCAGGTGATATAGCGAAGCAGAAAATCGCTTGAGTTCATACCTCATAATTTTGAGAATCATTCGATTTACACTTATTAAGGGAGACAATTATTTGTCCGCATCaatattaaaaatgaaaaaaaaatagatttgtAAAATTCAACAGAAACAGGCTGTTCTTATTACCAATCATATAATTATACATATCAAAGATAATATAAATATTGGATTAATGATATGTCGTGAGAGTTTGTGTGTTGCCTGCAAATCTGAACTCAATTTAAGTGAGCACACAATGGTCAACGACTCAACGGCAACCATCCACTCGattgtttaaattattaaaaataaaacttataTATTTGACATTAAACGAAAAGAAAAACTTATATAAATTAAGACGAATAAAGtagataataataattgagAAATGTTTGGGAATGAGTCGGTTGGAGTTTATCTTATTTTAATAGCTTCTTAATGATGAAccccttattttaattatataatatatttagctTTCACATCTTTctcatattaaataaattatcatttttattACCAAATGTTTGATAACttgtatataaataaattatgatgttttatttatgaCTTTCTTCATTTTATTTACAAATCACTATTAAAAAActtcataaaaattatatacattaaattcaatttttttcctattttaccgtttttttaatagggataaataaaaaaaaggcaacttcatgaaaataataataatagctaCAACAAATTGGTCGGGCTACAAAAACTTGGTCAATCTGCTTTAAAtacgactagaaatagtatggTGACTGATTTCCTAGTTGCTCTAAAATATATATCTCTACACACAAATACAAATACTAATAATATCATACAAAAATAGTCTTTCctatatattcatatatttcacagcaaaaaaatatatatgtgtgaTATGTCCCACATcgaaaaacaaaatcaaatggAGTAGCTCCATAACTCCACTTCAGCATCGCTTTCCATGTCATCCCAACTATAGCAGCTCCTATCCAAGTTCTCCGGCGACATCAAAACCCCCTCACACATGCCTCCTACAGCATCATTCGTCTCAAATATATCCATATTGCTCCCATAACTATTTCTTGATTCCGCCGCATCGATCACCGCGTGCTCGACGATCGGAGTCGAGCCCTCGTCCCCCGGCCTCGGCCTGAACGCCTCCGCCGCATCCATCGCGGCCTTCCGGATGTCTTTCGCGTCCTTGGACGAGGGAACACGCAGGAGCGAAACCGAGTCCGCGAAATTGAGACAGGCAGCGTGGCCCCTCAGCGCCAATGCGGCCACGTCGTGAGCTCGCGCCGCCATCTCCGCGGTGGGATACGTCCCCAGCCAGATCCTCTTCTGCTTGCTCGGCTCCCGCAGCTCGCAAGCCCATTTCGAGTTCCGTTGCCTCACCCCGCGGTACACGGGGTGTCGCGTCTCCTTGAACTTCTTCCTCCCCGCGCGCTTCTTGGGCCGGCTCGACGCCAATATGACTTCCTCGTCGGAGTGCACCGTCCCTCGCTTCAAGTTCATAGAGATGCTTCGTGATATTATAAGAGGAGTGCTCGATGTATTGTAATGTTGACTGGGGTCAGAAGTTGAACTTGATATATCCATAGGATGGTTTTGACTTTTTGTATGTAGAGTCGGTGTAAAGTTTAAAtttgttgtatatatatattatttatagatattgtgaagtaatttttttttttttgagaaattgGAGTCTGTCAAATGGCAAATTGAGTTTCAAAAGaacataaatattttgatttatattattattggcACACGTGGCTACGATACGCACACGAACACGGAATGGAATACGTACCATATTTTGGACGCAACTGGGCTCAGTTCACATTCTGTGGATCGACTCTTAATTAGCAAGTTAAATACTGCTTTGCTAAGCGAGGGGCCCAAATCAACCTTCAACTTCAACCCACCCCCctttcatattattattatttttttctttttatcttctttatttattatgtCGTCCATCATACATATATTTGACGCACATTAAAAATTTATGCGACTCATGAGTTTATTTCATGAGATGAATATTGACCCGACTTGATCAAtcactaaaaaatattattttttattttattataaatagaaaCAAATAAAATCGATTAATCTCACAAAAAACCTATTTTGTATATGACAATATACGTCGTGATTAAGGGTGACAAGTTGATATGAACATATGATATGAATATTGGTGGATCACGATCTTTGTGTATAATATTTCTACTAACGATATATATATAGTCCATCAATaaccaaaattttaatttcgaaaCGAGGTTTCAGATTCTAAATCGTAACGGTTAACAGTCtcacaattaattaaaaaagatATTATCCGGCTTGTATCATaaattaatctagaaaaaatgaaatttgatttgatatttagGTGCATATATCCTCTACAAGAATATGATTTCaattgaataatattttattgattgcaTGGTACTATAATGATATATTTTGACTAACTGGTTGAAACTTACGTATGCTTGACGTACGTGAAGTTATAATATTATGCTAGCTAGTAAAATTGAATATggattgtttttaaaaaaataataaataaagaatatCGATGAATATGAAGGATGATTGAGgtgaatataattaaataaatgaatACAAGGATGATTTTGATTCTATGACTAAAACGACTCTTACGGCTTAATAACGTTATAATGACGTAACATTAATTAGCATGGCGTGAGTTACCATTTCTCACAGCGTAATCATTAAGAGTGGGTTTTTTTCTTTTACTTGCTTTCATATCCCAATTATTTTGGTTTTGTATTGCAAAGTTTAGTagtattttttttctctttattttacTAATATAATTGTATTAATAGAGTCTTGAACaacgtatatatatgtatatatatatatatatattttaatatattttaatgaactaacataaaatttaaaaaattgtatatatttTAGTTTTTCTAATGATTTGTTTAATCTGTATAAAAAATCAAACACGCATATATCATGTTTATTTGTGACGAGTAAAAAATACGTGAATATGTGTTTATGTTGTGACACGTATGCTACTTGTGGGCtgtaaaaaattgataaataagTGGTTTTgtttgtttaaaaaatttaaattgaaaTAGTAGGAGATGAGATGTGATTATGTGAAATATGAAGTTGGATGATCAAagatatttttggaaatttggaaaaattcaccaatatatcaaaatttaattaGGAATTTAACTTTAATTAACTGAAACACGTGTGTACatatcaattattattttttggtttttataaaaaaaaaaaaaaaaaaaagacaatggGCTAATAATCGGAGCATGTGTTTCTCAATAAATAATAAGCAGAAATATTGAAAAATAGAAATAGGTCGGTCTGCTGCTTCCATTTGTGCGATTTTAAAATGATTTCTTCTTCGCCTTCTTTTTGGGtgggttttatttttttttattatcattaAGTTT
Coding sequences within:
- the LOC140871744 gene encoding dehydration-responsive element-binding protein 1E-like → MDISSSTSDPSQHYNTSSTPLIISRSISMNLKRGTVHSDEEVILASSRPKKRAGRKKFKETRHPVYRGVRQRNSKWACELREPSKQKRIWLGTYPTAEMAARAHDVAALALRGHAACLNFADSVSLLRVPSSKDAKDIRKAAMDAAEAFRPRPGDEGSTPIVEHAVIDAAESRNSYGSNMDIFETNDAVGGMCEGVLMSPENLDRSCYSWDDMESDAEVELWSYSI